GCAACCCCAGCTGCACCAGGACCTGAACTTTTTTTTTAGTTACTAATTAGTGGTTAAGAAGAAACAAATTTAATGATATCACACACCCATAGACCctgaccaccaccacctccaaacACCCACCCAACCTaggcaatatgctcaagtgtgtattTGTATTTTCCTTAAATAGTAAGCACAGCACAGTACCCATTACCTTCACAAtgcttggattttttttttcaaatcacgTATATCAATATGACCATGTTTCTTTGATGTAATATAATTCTGATTTAGCTTAAATTGGACAAATACCTACCACGAGCTAAAACAGCAAGGTAGCAAAGTAAGATGAGATGGTGATTAGTAGGTGGCAGGGGTACTTTGCAAAGCATACCATGGGAATGAGAATTGGAAACTATTGTAAACCTTTTTTAGATAATGCTAATTATTTGAGAGAATTCTGGTCATCATCACATCTGAGCTCATGGAGATTTAGTTTCCGTCTCACTGCCAGTTCATTTGTAAATTTGTAGTTACTGTTCTTTAGATTTATGCAGAGGCTAAATGTAAACACAAACTTAATTGATATTTCTAGGATGGTGAACAGCTGTATGGGATCTGTGAAGCAATTGATGAAGAAAAGGATCCAGAGTGCTTGATGCTTTCTTTTCATGTAGTGGAAGTTGTCATGAAGCTGTTTCCAGATCCATCTGGTTTGGCAGCACAATTTGCAGGGGATGTTTTTGAGATTCTGAGCAAGTATTTTCCTGTCTACTTCACACACGTATGCTAATTGACCAGTTTGATTGTCAATCCGTTTTCTTTGCTCTATCGTTCTGTTACTTAGTAGGTCTTGATCTTTCTTTCTCAAAAGTGGGATCATGATTATGTGTGTCATGTCTGTATGCAGGGAGTGGGTAATGATTTGGATGCTACACGGGAAGACCTCTCTAGAGCATTGATGGTATGAATGTGTTATTTCACTTGATTTATTTATGATTTCAAGAAGGTTTCCTTTTTTATGATTTCAACTAAACATATGCTTAACATTACTGAACTCTCTCTCTAATGGAGGAGTTGTAGTTTTCTATTACTAGATGCTTGTCATGTTTGTTGGTGTTGAAGGCTCGTGTGTTAGTGCATCTTCTCGGCTAACAATATGTTTGAATACTTGCAGCATGCTTTTTGTTCAACCCAATATTTTGAGCCTTTTGTCATCCCTTTGCTTCTTGATAAACTTTCTTCCTCTCTTCCATTGGCAAAGGTAAGCAGCTCCACTTTCTGCACTGCTCCTACTTCAGCAATTTACCATAGTGAATGCCCTCAGTAATTTTGTAGTGCTCATCTTATATTTTCGTTGCAGATTGATTCTTTAAAATATTTGGACAATTGCATTCGCTTCTATGGAGCTGATAGAATGGTTAGACATGCATCAGCTGTTTGGTACAAGTTGAAAGAAGTGATTTTTAACCTTTCTTCAGATCAATTGTTAATATCAGAGGCTCTGAATTGTTTGAAGACTGCTATTATGTATACTGATTCTTCAGATAAAGATGTTTTTATTAATTTGATCTTGTTGGATGAGGATATTGTGAACAAGATCCGCTCTGTATCAAGTGTGGAAAAGTCCGTATTGAGTTCATTAGAGGACCTGGCCCAACTGCATGCACTTGGAAGTGTTATTTCTATTCTTGCTGAATCATCTACATATTTCTGTACTAGAGTTCTTCAAGAGCACTTTGCACACTTGGTAGATATTGTGGGAACCAAAGCTGACTATGAATCTCGGCAGTTGAATAATTGTAATGGATCATCTTCTGCTCCTGTCAACTATGGAGCACTCTATTTATCTGTTCAATTGCTTTCATCCTGTAGAGAAGTGGCTTTGGTATCTTATAAAGATTGTTCTTCTGTTAAATTAGCAAGGGAATCCTGGTGGCTTATCTTAGAGAAAAAGctggagcaattaatccatctcCTTCGATTCTTTTTTACTATAGCTTCTCGATCTATGCAGCCAATGCTCAGACAAGAATATGTCTCTTGTGCTGGTAAGTTAACATCTTAACTATGAGTGTACCACAGGCACATTTTCGACACATGGACCTGATTGGTGTCTTCACATTTCTCTACACTACACTGATGCATGCATGTGCTCTCCCTTCATATAGTTCCATGTTGCCAATGTTACAAATTCACAAATACTAAATGCACATGGTGTCCAACTCTTTTCCAGTTTACCTATTTTCTGTTAGTGTTGTACTTATTGCATTCTGAATTAAGTTATATATTCTAATTCATTTAGTTATTATAAATGGTTTGCAGTGAAGGGCTTGCTAACACTAGCAACATTCCCGGATCAATGCTCGCCTCTGCCAGCAAATGCTTATGAGGATATTCTGCTTATGCTTACGTCAATAATTATAAGCAAGTTTGAAAATGTAGATCTGTGGAGATTGTCATTGAAAGCATTGACTAGCATTGGTTCATCTATTGCTGAGTTCCATGATTCTGAAAGGGAAGTGGTTTACTACAGAACGGTTGTTGACAAGATTGTTTCTTTGGTTGAATCTTATGATAGTTCAATGCCTCTCAGTCTAAGACTCGAAGCAAGTTATGAAGTTGGAACTGCTGGGTTGAACTATATGTTAAGAGTTGCGAAATCACTTGAAGTCGCTGTTGTCACCAATATTTCTGAATCTGAGGTCTGCTCGCCCTGTTGACTTCTTATTTCATGCAACTTTTCATTCTTATATAAGCAACTTAACAAAGTTTTTACTGATGATGCAGGCTAATGGAAGAATTGAATGTGCTGAACATGTGGCCCATTTATTTGAGTGCTACTCTAGCCGGGTCCTTCCTTGGTATGACAACTTTGGTTTTTAGTTTGTAATTCTGTGTCAAGAGAAGTCTACGGTCTAAAAACCCCTGCCTAGGATTGTGCAAACTTAATTGTCCCTGTTCGGATGCACTTCAAAGAAGCGCTGTCGTGGCTGCCACTGCGTGCGTCATGACAGCAAAATACTGTATGATGGCTGTCAAACAGTACTAAGATCAGCGGCTGAACAGAACGATTGAATAGCTGTGACAGGCTATCATGTTCTGTGATAGACTTCTCAAACATGGACTAGTCCAACTAATTGCTATTCTTTTTGTCATAATATATTGTGGTAAGTGATCAATTCTTCCTGAGTAATAATCTCCTTATTGCAGGTTATTAACTTCTGGTGGTGTCAATGAACTTGCATTGAGCTTCGCTCTGCGTCTATTGGATGAGACTAAGGATTTGACTGTGTTAGATAGAATCAGCTCACAGGTGAAGCTCTATCAAATTGAACATTTCTGTTAATCGAGTTATTAAGAGTGCCTTGTGTTTATGGTGGTACATCTTGCATGGTGAAGTATTCTGCATGTAATGATGGCACTCTAATATCTCTTTTTCAGGGCCTCCTTGACTCACTAATGACTGGGATGAAGCTTTTAGTTGGAGTATGTACAGAGGAGCAACAGTCACTTATTGTTCAGAAAGCATATAGCATAATATCTTCAATGCTCTCACTCCCACTGAAATTGATGACAGACCGTCTTTTGGCTGTAGATGAGTTAGTTCCTTCACATTCTGTTACGGAAACCGCTCTCATCAGCATGTTTTCGTCGATTATAGTAGGCCTTCGGCCTCAAACACCTGTACCAGATATGATGGTGACGATTAACCTCTTTAGTGTCTTTCTACTAAATGGGAAAATGCCAGCTGCTTATGCATTAGCTTCTATTTTCAATAAATATCTACACAATCCAGAGTTTTCACACGAGAATCAGCTGGATAAAATACTTGATGATATTCTTGAGAGGTGTTTCTCAACTGTATTAGCCAACAGTTGCTCAAAGATATCCCACTCTTCTGCTGGCACTTCAGATGATGTTAATTTCTCAGATGTCTTCTCTGGAAACAAGCTTTCTAAGATTAATATCTTGTCTAGCTTGGCTTGGATTGGCAAAGGATTACTTATGAGAGGAGATGAGAAGGTGAAGGACATTTCAATGTTTCTTCTTAAGATTCTATGCTCAGATGAGATTTTGGCTAGTATTCCATCCCACCAGGAAGAACCTTATGGCGGCCATTCATCAGATACTTCTCTTACAATATGTGTAGCTAGCGcattccatgtgatgatgagtgattcAGAAATGTGTCTAAATAAAAAATTTCATGCAAGAATAAAACCATTATACAAGCAGCGTTTCTTCTCAATACTGATGCCGATCTTCCTCTCTAAAATTAAAGAAACAACTGCAGTCACAACAAAGTAAGTATTGGCATTCCTGTTATTTTATTCCTTTATATCTTTTACTGATTACTGCTTGCTTTTCCAGTCACATGCTTCTCCCGAACTATTCTGCTCCAGTGCATCATTGCCGTTCCCCTTTATATTATGCTTTTCTCCTTACTGGTATTCCTTTTGTAAGTTTGAGGACATGTTGAAGCCTCTTTTGTTCTGGAATGCTGATGAGGGGCTTACGTGCATCTAGCTGCGGTTTGTTTTGTTTATAAAATGCCAAGAAGCGACATTTGTATCTCTTGCATTAGACATGTGTTATGAACCTAGGTCTGGATGTGGCCCTAACCCAAGCAGCCTGGCATCAGCCAGCCGATAGGCGGCAGTCGGACCACAAGTGCAGTGATAGAAGTGGGCTGCCCCTACCCTAATAGATCGATATATTCTTCTTGCctgattagattgatacatctccagTTCTCCACTCCTTATACAGAGAGGCTTACTTGACCCCTAAACAAGAGACCCTTATCGCTAACTACccctaaccctaatgggccaCATTACCGAAGACGGCACAATAGGCCCAGCCAACTGGCCATTTCACATGTTAGTGAAAGAAGTGACAGTGGCATCATTTCTGATACTCATACACTAGTTTAACAAAAAAAATAGTGCTGACAACTTAAATGAACTGAATTGCCATGGCTTTAGAAGTGGTGCAATTCATTGTGCCATTCGTGTCTTGGAAAAGCATTGAGTCAAGAAAACCACATAGCATCATCTTCCTTGCACAATGTAAAAAAGAAGTGATTTTCCTTGCACATAGCATTATCATGAGATGATATGGTAGAACAATTGGTTGCTATTGCTCCTTGGTGGCTATTTTATATGTTATAGTTACGAATTTAAGAAGTGCTTGTGTATTGTTAGCTTGCCCAATTATAATCTCTTAAAATTATAGAATCCCTATCAATTGCAGATTGGCACTATACCGAGCTTTTGGGCATATCATTTCCAATGCTCCAGTACCAGCAGTTATAACAGAAGCACACCAGGTTACAGCTCTTTTGATTATGATATACATACTTATGTCCATGTAATATTAGCATTCACAGTCTAGTTAACCTATTATTCCCCATCTTGCAGATTTTACTCGTGATGGCTGATAGCTTAGCTAAATTAAGTTTTGACATTGAGGATAAGGATCTGGTGTACAGTTTGTTACTTGTCTTCTCTGGAATGTTGATGGATGAAAAAGGTTGGATCATTTTTATTGCTTTATTTTTACATTCTCACCAACTTTTAGTTTATAGGTTAATATAGGTTGTGCCCTCCAGGTGGATAAATTGCTTTGTGCTCTTTGATATTGTCCTTCAAgttcttcattttttttcttttcttctgcaAAATTTCATTCGTCTAATATTATTCTGATATTGATCTAATGCAATGTATTTGATCTTGTTATTAACTTCAGTTTTTTGCTAACCAGGCAAAGAATGCATTCTGGACAATATCCAACTCACAATCAGTGTTCTTACCGAACTTGTTTCCTATCCTCACATGATGGTGACCaactatcatttttattaatCCATCTGTACTAATTGTCCTTCTGTTATATTTGTGAATTAATATGTTTAACAACCTTTTTTCCCTTAGGTTGTGCGGGAGACAGCATTACAATGTTTAGTAGCCTTTTCTACGTTACCTCACTCAAAAATTTATCCTATGCGGCGTAAGGTTAGTTTTCTATGTGTATATCTTTTATTGGCAAAATATACATGCTATGACCACTGGGTAACTACAAGGTTGACCAAATATTGAAACCATTCCATGTTGTGGCTCAAGGACTGTATTTGGGAAGATGTAAAGCTTCATGCTTCAGCTCTGAACTTTCAACTCGGAAAATAAATGAGATGCAGTATATCTCGTGACATAATTTGATATTGTTAAGTTTAGGGCATAATTCAGAGAGAAGTTATTAGGGATTAAGGACATTCTAGCATGGCTAACTGTTGTTACACCTGCATCAATAACCAAGTTGCCCTTACTAAAAAGAACTCATCAGATTGATCGTTTGTTCAGGTTGTACAAGCAGCAATCAAGGCTCTCGATGATAAGAAAAGGGCTGTTCGTCAAGTAGCTGTTCGATGTCGGCAAACATGGTGTGTGCATTTTGCTGGCTACACATTTATAAATTTTGAAATAAACAACTTTCTTGCCTTTTGAACATCCGTTCAACTTATGCAGGCAATCCTTTGCTTAAGGGAGTCTTTCAGTGGTCTCACGTAGTTGGGAGGCAGCATGTTGCTTAGTGGGCGATCCTGTTGGGAGTCAATGAGTATACATGTTTTGGTATGCATGCTTCAATCTTTCGGTGTTTCAACTTGAGATTTGAGTATTGCAATGCCTTTCTAGTTTATTTACCTTTCTGTACATACAGGATTAGTTCATGTCTGAGGTGGGATCTTTGGATCATCTGCCAAGTTCCAGATGTTTGAAATTTTCCCAAGAACCAGGAAGCATGGGAGAAGTGTGACTGGAATTGACCCTCAATCTGGGTTGCCAGCTCTCCAgcccttttcttttccttgatCCTGGACATTGGCCTTGTATGTGGGATACAAAACCAATATAGAGGATCACTTGAGAATGTAACCTTAGTCTCCCTAGTGCATCATCTTTTCTTGGCCTCCCCGACTTTGGAGAATTCAAGCATGTCACATGCTGGCATGCATGTATGTGTGCTAACAGTTTGGTTTGCTTTCATGTTTCCATCAGGCTCAGCCGCTCAGAATGTGTCTTGTCTCGTAAAGCGTCAAGCATGGCTCAAACACTTCTGTAAGAGATAGGAGTACTTTCCAGCACTGAtcaaattgtgttaggttgtgCGGTATATGTAGAAATTTGTCATCCCATACAATTTTTCTGCACTGTGACGTCCATAGTCTTCCTGCCAACAGCCAACAGGTTGCTTTCAGCTTTTAGCTGATAAATATATACGTGGTTTCAATCTGGGCAACGTTCTTCAACGTGCCCACATGATCGCAACCTCCACTTTCTGTTGGCGTTATAGAATACGTGTGGTCAGCCTGTATCAAATAATCACTTATGATGAATCGATAAATAAAAAACTCCATGATAGATTTCACCTgtagcaaatgaagatcataaagCAGATGGATCTCCAAACTCTCACTCAAGGTTAGGCAACCCAAATCCAGTACCACATCTCCACGCACATAATCAAGGTACATATGTTTGTGATCCAGCTACGTAGATGATATCAAGACTCTGACTGAGCCATGCCGAGTAAGACCATACTAGTAGAAAGGCAACGCAgctatacaactctactcttggAACTGGAATTCTGGGCACCCGAGCTTAACCCACGAGACGAGCATTCAGGGACCAACGTAAGGTATTCACAGCTTGCGTAGATAGACAGGATGGGAGCAGAGTGCCTAGTCGGCCGCCCTGAAGAGGGTCATCAGGGACAGGAAGAGGTTGATGACGTCCAGGTAGAGGGAGACGGCGGCCCAGACGTACTGGTCGTAAGTGAAGCGCCTGATGATGTTGTTCGTGTCGTAGATGATGTACCCACTGAAGATGAGCGACGCCAGCCCGCCGTAGATCATCTGGGAGAGCTTGCCCAGTGGGAACAGTATCTGCATTTGGCAGCAACAAGGTCACCCCCCAACAGCATCGATTGGAAAAGATTCTAAGTAAATACTATCACATCACATAGAGAATGCAATGATGCTTTGGTGCAGAGATAGATCCCTCACCTGGATGAGTGCAAACACAAGCAGCACTATGAGGGAGGCGAACAGGAAAGGACCCAGGAAGCTGAAGTCTTTGCCCCTATTCACGGCCCAGAAAGTGTATGCAGTCAGGCTGAGCACAACCACTGTTGTCAGAATTGCAGACTCCAGAATGACCTTGCCTGTTCACACAGCAGATTATATTAGCAATTGCTAGACCATAGAGGATTCAACTAGAACTAAGAGCAGTGTAAAGAAAGGGTTAAAATAGTGATTATGAATGCCAGCTACAAGACTTAGTAGATTTTATCCCAACACATGTCTGTGTAACTAAAAGGACAAAAGACATAACCGGAAAATAGCTGAACAGAAATAGATTACAAGTATTTCCTAAATTGTTATTGTTAAGTAAAAGAAATAAAACTTAGTTTCAATTTTCAAGCCATCATTGTGAAGCTCATCAAACTAACTTTTATGTAGTCTGGACATCCAATAAAATACGACTGTTAAATCTAGAAACAAAAAAGAGAGTGCATAATTCAGTGTCCTAATTATTGGCAAAAAGATACAGAtgcaaaagagagaaaaaatcaaCCACCACATCATGCACCACTGCACCAGCTGTTGCCAGCACACAAGACAGAGTGACAGACAGATCATAAAGTAAAGGTTCCAGAAACAAAGATGGGTTCACAATAACAATTTATAATGATTCGGCATCACTTAAATCAAATATCAAATGAACTCAAACCAGCTGGGGATGACCAAAAAGTAAAAGTAGCTTTTATATGAAGCGTCTCTCTTAGTGCAGAGCCTGTAACAATCTAATCTTCTATTAAAAAAATCCTTGTAATTTGTTATTGATTTCCAGCTAAGACCCTAACAAAACTAGTAATCTCACGAAAGTTGTGGCTAAGAAACAGTTTATTTTCATGGACTAATACCTGCCAGATTCAAACTACCATTAATATCACCAATGCTTTAAGAAAAACCAAAGGGTAGTTCAAAAAGGCACAACCCAACAAAAGGTCAACTTCACAATGAGGCAAGCCGAAAGTAATTTTGCATTGCCAAATATGTTTGCATGGATATGTGACATGCATAAAGCAAGGGGCTCAGATAAGCATAGCATACAGCCACCAAACCTACAACTTGGCTCTACACAAAGAGTAAGAAAATGCCTCACTCAGCATCCAAGACAAGTTCCTTCAAATTTCTCAGcaaccacaaaaaaaaaaaaaaaaaaaaaacttccaaAAACTAGCATGATCTTTCAGAAACAGTATATATGCTGATAAGTGATATTGCTAATTCGAATACTTGCAAAGGAAAAGATATTGCTAATTTATACAGACAAGCACACAAAGCAGTGCTTATTAGCATGGAGAAATATACTGAACCTGTCACTATATCGTGTAATTACGCACCTTGCAAGTAAGAAAATAGAGCCAGAAACAGATAGTAGATAACTTCTCAAGTTGCATGTTTTGACCAATATTTTATTGAAACCAATGAATAAGGATTCATTGTTTGCAAGTTTAAAAACGCACAACCCAGTCAAAGGTCAACTTCGCAATAAGGCAAAAGCACAGGCAAGAGGTGTTTGTATTATAAATGACCAATTCCACAAGATGGTGATATTCGAATTGCTTCTGACTCAGACAAGCATATCATAAAGCCACTAACACCTACAACTTGGTCCTACACGTAGACTAGCCAAATGGGCACATGGGTCGCCCTCGCATGCTACTTGAGTTTTCTCTATAATAAACCTTACCCCAAAAAAAGCTCTTCCCAAAAGTATCGCTGCTATGGCATACTACATGCCAGTCGCATTGCACAACAACCCAAAAGTGAATTCACATCGCCAGAAAAATCTGCACATGGCGTGATATTGCTAATTTACGCAAGCCAGTTAATAAAGCGATTGAGACAAGCATATCACATAGCCACCAAAACCTACAAATTTCGTTGTACACCTCACATAGGCTTCCAGGACAAGTTCCTATAAATTTCTGTGAACCTAACAGTCAAAACTCTGTCCAAAACTAGCAAGGCCATTGCATGTATTTACACTGATGTTACCAATTTACACAATCAGGCACACAAAGTAATGGTAGTCAAAACAACTGAACAATGAGGCCACGAAGATGTGAACAATGAGGCAACGAAGATGAGATGGTTACCACTGGTGAAGGCACATGTCAAGCCCACTGAGAAGCTGATGGCGACAGTGAAGAGGCCGAGCAGGATCAGGTTGACTGGGTGCTTCTCATGGTAGAAGTACAGCGGGCACAACACTGCACACCAAAACAAAATGAACAATCATGTTCAGCGTTGCATCATCAATTGACAAGTAATTAGACATCCAATTCAATCCAAATAACACGCGATTAGGCCAGGTTAGAGGGGTCCTTGCTGTTCCTGCTAAACACAAAAACCCTCACGCCGTCACGCGTGCCAACCCACCCACCCACCGAAAAACACTCTTGCCACAAGGTAACGGCACCTATGCGTGCACGGATGAGAACACGCAAGGCTCCTCCATTTCCACTTTGACAGAATCCCTCCAAACTTTACCAAATCGACCAACTCGCTGGCAGGACTAGCAGATTTCGCAGGTATTAGGACATGGGCATCAGAATCTGATTCTAACTGCAACCTTGAAGCAACGCACAGAATATATTCGGCGGAATTTACAGAAATACCCCTCGAACCCAACTGCTTCCCCGTGCACCCGATCGGAAGAGGAAAACCCCCAAAAAAATGATTCAGAAGTTACAAAGTTGATCGAACTCTAGCCATAGAGAATGTTGCGATTCAAATATCGCAACCGCGATTCACATCCAAATTGCTAACGGAATCTACACGCACCCGCATTTTGCGGAATAGAAGCGAAGCATTCGCATGAACACCCTTCGTTCGAAACCCCACTCTACTACTTTCCCCACCACTCCAAACgaacaaaaaaaaatccaaaatccTCGGAGGAACAACTAAAGCCAGccagccagagagagagagagagagagagagggatggaTGGATGGTTGAGAGTTGAGGGGTGCGGACTGACCGatgaaggggaggatgatgaggaagatGTAGAGGCCGAGGCCGGCGTTGGTGGTGGTGAAGAAGTGCGGGATGGCGCGGACCTTGACCACgacggcggcgac
Above is a genomic segment from Miscanthus floridulus cultivar M001 chromosome 3, ASM1932011v1, whole genome shotgun sequence containing:
- the LOC136541505 gene encoding protein LIFEGUARD 2-like produces the protein MFGYQKGLDVEAGTSGGAAATTGARQLYPGMQESPELRWALIRKIYVILSLQLLLTAVVAAVVVKVRAIPHFFTTTNAGLGLYIFLIILPFIVLCPLYFYHEKHPVNLILLGLFTVAISFSVGLTCAFTSGKVILESAILTTVVVLSLTAYTFWAVNRGKDFSFLGPFLFASLIVLLVFALIQILFPLGKLSQMIYGGLASLIFSGYIIYDTNNIIRRFTYDQYVWAAVSLYLDVINLFLSLMTLFRAAD
- the LOC136541502 gene encoding MMS19 nucleotide excision repair protein homolog translates to MARLPPVEWVPHVEAYVDVARPAAQHSASVDALAALVNKDKLTLFDLVSKMDMYLTTTDHIVRSRGILLLGEILSRISFKCLDVNTITTLSDFFISRLSDWQAIRGALVGCLALLHRKQGVGCIVIADVKRLVESFLQNVPVQSLAAADRKLCFEILSCILDRYPEAVKQMDGEQLYGICEAIDEEKDPECLMLSFHVVEVVMKLFPDPSGLAAQFAGDVFEILSKYFPVYFTHGVGNDLDATREDLSRALMHAFCSTQYFEPFVIPLLLDKLSSSLPLAKIDSLKYLDNCIRFYGADRMVRHASAVWYKLKEVIFNLSSDQLLISEALNCLKTAIMYTDSSDKDVFINLILLDEDIVNKIRSVSSVEKSVLSSLEDLAQLHALGSVISILAESSTYFCTRVLQEHFAHLVDIVGTKADYESRQLNNCNGSSSAPVNYGALYLSVQLLSSCREVALVSYKDCSSVKLARESWWLILEKKLEQLIHLLRFFFTIASRSMQPMLRQEYVSCAVKGLLTLATFPDQCSPLPANAYEDILLMLTSIIISKFENVDLWRLSLKALTSIGSSIAEFHDSEREVVYYRTVVDKIVSLVESYDSSMPLSLRLEASYEVGTAGLNYMLRVAKSLEVAVVTNISESEANGRIECAEHVAHLFECYSSRVLPWLLTSGGVNELALSFALRLLDETKDLTVLDRISSQGLLDSLMTGMKLLVGVCTEEQQSLIVQKAYSIISSMLSLPLKLMTDRLLAVDELVPSHSVTETALISMFSSIIVGLRPQTPVPDMMVTINLFSVFLLNGKMPAAYALASIFNKYLHNPEFSHENQLDKILDDILERCFSTVLANSCSKISHSSAGTSDDVNFSDVFSGNKLSKINILSSLAWIGKGLLMRGDEKVKDISMFLLKILCSDEILASIPSHQEEPYGGHSSDTSLTICVASAFHVMMSDSEMCLNKKFHARIKPLYKQRFFSILMPIFLSKIKETTAVTTKLALYRAFGHIISNAPVPAVITEAHQILLVMADSLAKLSFDIEDKDLVYSLLLVFSGMLMDEKGKECILDNIQLTISVLTELVSYPHMMVVRETALQCLVAFSTLPHSKIYPMRRKVVQAAIKALDDKKRAVRQVAVRCRQTWQSFA